From Myotis daubentonii chromosome 15, mMyoDau2.1, whole genome shotgun sequence, one genomic window encodes:
- the LOC132216707 gene encoding peptidoglycan recognition protein 1-like, which produces MSRLCALLAWALLALQGLREGATEEEACCGPIVPRREWRALPSECTQELELPARYVVVSHTVGGHCDTPALCLQQAQNVQHYHARTRGYCDVAYNFLIGEDGLVYEGRGWKIKGDHSGPTWNPRAIGITFMGNFMERSPHPRAIRAAKSLLACGVAQGALLPNYEVKGHRDVQQTLSPGDRLYDIIQEWPHYRE; this is translated from the exons ATGTCCCGGCTCTGCGCGCTGCTCGCCTGGGCCCTGCTCGCCCTCCAAGGACTCAGGGAGGGGGCGACAGAAGAGGAGGCCTGCTGTGGCCCCATTGTGCCCCGGAGAGAGTGGAGGGCCCTGCCGTCAGAGTGCACCCAGGAATTGGAACTGCCGGCGCGCTACGTGGTGGTGTCGCACACGGTGGGTGGTCACTGCGACACCCCTGCCTTGTGCCTGCAGCAAGCGCAGAACGTGCAGCACTATCACGCGCGGACACGGGGCTACTGCGACGTGGCCTACAA CTTCCTGATTGGAGAAGACGGGCTGGTGTATGAGGGCCGGGGCTGGAAGATCAAGGGTGACCACAGCGGGCCCACCTGGAACCCCAGAGCCATCGGCATCACCTTCATGGGCAACTTCATGG aGCGGTCGCCCCATCCCCGGGCCATCCGGGCTGCCAAGAGTCTGCTGGCTTGCGGAGTGGCTCAGGGAGCTCTGCTTCCCAACTATGAGGTCAAAGGGCACCGGGATGTGCAGCAGACGCTCTCTCCAGGCGACCGGCTCTACGATATCATCCAAGAGTGGCCACACTACAGGGAGTGA